One region of Sphingomonas abietis genomic DNA includes:
- a CDS encoding NAD-glutamate dehydrogenase translates to MTASVASETTPGTGDTEVADALVRKIAAVLTAGALPGETDGFDEAARDAAAAFVAQAAARREPGKPSFALESTGAESGRRLMRLAIVNDDMPFLVDSVAAALAARGLSVHRLLHPIVAVRRDGDGQLIGLLPPRTEGERRESIIFMEIERVDAKERRTIVDELGAVLAHVRAAVEDWPLLQHALKDSAAKLPDGEGAALLRWFLDGNMTLLGHRRVATDGRIENDLGIARADTSAFMSPGTRAAAIAWFEAGNEAPLLLKADRLATVHRRVPLDLIVLPRREGARITGIDLHAGLWTSGALATRPDRVPLLRRRLSDLEEALGFDPHSHAGKALRHAIYELPHDLLIAFAPATLREVALTAMSLSDRPRPKLLLVDEILGRHIFAFVWLPRDEMTTGRRAAIGRMIADAAGGQLTSWAIDLGDGDLALIRYTVAITDSGTRPDADLLDRRLEEMVRGWAPAVEAALTDRLGVSRAARLTLSHAAAFPPGYRARAEASEAAEDIIRISGLENDGDRAARLYAVAGDAEDRLHLKIYRTGGLVPLSDVVPVLEDFGFVVLEEVPTALDGGRLGHIHEFLLDAPIGSRPSVLARAEVAEQAIAEVLKGRAENDSFNKLIVSLGLEPRAVVLLRAWFRYLRQTGLAYSLATVADAMTRAPGVTRAFVALFDARHDPQHASEKKAADALAAIDEGLVAVAAIDDDRILRRMRGLIQAILRTNAFSAAADEALAFKLDSAKVPDLPAPRPWREIWVYSPRVEGIHLRGGPIARGGLRWSDRRDDFRTEILGLMKAQVVKNAVIVPTGAKGGFYPKQLPAAANRQAWLAEGTESYRIFIRSLLSVTDNLAEGKVVHPDAVTILDGDDPYFVVAADKGTATFSDVANAIAVERGFWLGDAFASGGSNGYDHKAMGITARGAWVSVTRHFAEKGVDVQADTIVTAGCGDMSGDVFGNGMLLSKTIKLVAAFDHRHIFLDPSPDLATSWDERARLFALPTSSWADYDAKLISAGGGIFPRSQKAIPVSTEAAAALGIAAGTYDPQTLIQSILKAPVDLLWFGGIGTYIKASSETNAAAGDPANDANRVDAAQLRAKVIGEGANLSTTQAGRIEFGLLGGRSNTDFIDNSAGVDCSDNEVNIKIALNAEMTAGRLSFEDRNVFLASMTDDVAGIVLEDNRLQTLSLSAAERGGPAALPGQVGVITELEAAGRMDRKVEGLQGNDVYARRAQDGHGLTRPELAVILSHAKLTLQAAIEASPITGDRTLAPILHAAFPSPMQARFAEAIDAHRLRGEIIATKVANAVVNRLGLVAPFELAEEEGVSLSRVAGAYLACDTIFGLTRLFADIEAEPMPETGRLELLDVAAQVIRLHIADLIRVAEPSALPGAMSAAVSAGVERLDRKADDIIKAEVKGATAQLTDRLIATGASPDLARRVARLYELDGAIAIAALAARRGWEEVDVVSAYVRLGEALGLDWAKAAAQRATSSDSWERLLTAGLARDFEQLRLDFLSRAESIGPAQLVDQWLTQHQARVERFARLVQRARTASAVSPAMLAQIAAQARILLSRRADTVIGAE, encoded by the coding sequence ATGACGGCATCTGTGGCGAGCGAAACGACCCCCGGCACCGGCGACACGGAGGTGGCAGACGCCCTCGTCCGCAAGATTGCGGCGGTGCTGACGGCCGGCGCCCTGCCCGGCGAAACCGACGGTTTCGATGAGGCCGCGCGGGATGCGGCCGCCGCCTTCGTCGCCCAGGCGGCCGCCCGCCGCGAGCCCGGCAAGCCTAGTTTCGCGCTCGAATCGACCGGCGCCGAGAGCGGCCGACGGCTGATGCGGCTCGCCATCGTCAACGACGACATGCCCTTCCTGGTCGATTCGGTGGCGGCCGCGCTCGCCGCGCGGGGGCTTTCGGTGCATCGCCTGCTTCATCCGATCGTCGCGGTGCGGCGTGACGGCGACGGCCAGCTGATCGGCCTGCTGCCGCCGCGCACCGAAGGCGAACGCCGCGAATCGATCATCTTCATGGAGATCGAGCGGGTCGATGCGAAGGAACGCCGCACGATCGTCGATGAATTGGGCGCCGTGCTCGCCCATGTCCGCGCTGCGGTCGAGGATTGGCCCCTGCTCCAGCATGCGCTCAAGGATAGCGCGGCGAAGCTGCCCGATGGCGAAGGCGCCGCGCTGCTGCGCTGGTTCCTGGATGGCAACATGACCCTGCTCGGGCATCGCCGGGTGGCGACCGATGGCCGGATCGAAAACGATCTCGGCATCGCCCGCGCCGACACCAGCGCCTTCATGTCTCCGGGCACGCGCGCGGCCGCGATCGCCTGGTTCGAGGCGGGCAACGAGGCTCCGCTGCTGCTCAAGGCGGATCGCCTCGCCACCGTCCACCGGCGGGTGCCGCTCGATCTGATCGTGCTGCCGCGTCGCGAAGGCGCGCGCATCACCGGCATCGATCTCCATGCCGGCCTGTGGACCTCCGGCGCGCTCGCGACCCGCCCGGATCGGGTGCCGCTGCTCCGCCGCCGCCTGTCCGATCTGGAGGAGGCGCTCGGCTTCGATCCCCACAGCCACGCCGGCAAGGCGCTGCGCCATGCCATCTACGAGTTGCCCCACGATCTGCTGATCGCCTTCGCGCCGGCCACGCTGCGCGAGGTCGCGCTGACCGCGATGTCGCTGTCCGATCGGCCGCGCCCCAAGCTGCTGCTGGTCGACGAGATTCTCGGCCGCCATATCTTCGCCTTCGTCTGGTTGCCGCGCGACGAGATGACGACCGGCCGGCGTGCCGCGATCGGACGGATGATCGCGGATGCCGCCGGCGGCCAGCTGACCAGCTGGGCGATCGATCTCGGCGACGGCGATCTCGCGCTGATCCGCTACACCGTCGCGATCACCGACAGCGGCACCCGCCCCGATGCCGATCTGCTCGATCGGCGGCTGGAGGAGATGGTGCGCGGATGGGCGCCGGCGGTCGAGGCGGCGCTAACCGATCGGCTCGGCGTGAGCCGCGCGGCACGGCTGACGCTCAGCCATGCCGCCGCCTTCCCGCCGGGCTACCGCGCCCGCGCCGAGGCGAGCGAGGCGGCGGAAGACATCATCCGCATCAGCGGGCTGGAGAACGACGGCGACCGCGCCGCGCGCCTCTATGCCGTGGCCGGGGATGCGGAGGACCGGCTTCACCTCAAAATCTACCGCACCGGCGGGCTGGTGCCGCTGTCCGACGTGGTGCCGGTGCTCGAGGATTTCGGTTTCGTCGTGCTGGAGGAGGTGCCGACCGCGCTCGATGGCGGCCGGCTCGGCCATATCCACGAATTCCTGCTCGATGCCCCGATCGGATCGCGCCCCTCCGTGCTCGCCCGCGCCGAAGTGGCCGAACAGGCGATCGCCGAGGTGCTGAAGGGCCGCGCCGAGAATGATTCCTTCAACAAGCTGATCGTCAGCCTCGGTCTCGAACCCCGCGCGGTCGTGCTGCTGCGCGCCTGGTTCCGCTATTTGCGCCAGACCGGCCTCGCGTACAGCCTGGCGACCGTCGCCGATGCGATGACCCGCGCGCCGGGCGTCACCCGTGCCTTCGTCGCTTTGTTCGATGCGCGGCATGATCCCCAGCACGCCAGCGAGAAGAAGGCCGCAGATGCGCTGGCCGCGATCGACGAAGGCCTGGTCGCGGTCGCCGCGATCGACGATGATCGCATCCTGCGCCGGATGCGGGGGCTGATCCAGGCGATCCTGCGCACCAACGCTTTCTCGGCCGCCGCCGACGAGGCGCTCGCCTTCAAGCTCGACAGCGCCAAGGTGCCCGACCTGCCTGCCCCGCGGCCATGGCGCGAAATCTGGGTCTATAGCCCGCGCGTCGAGGGCATCCATCTGCGCGGCGGCCCGATCGCGCGCGGTGGGCTGCGCTGGTCCGACCGGCGCGACGATTTCCGCACCGAAATCCTCGGCCTGATGAAGGCGCAGGTGGTGAAGAACGCGGTGATCGTGCCGACCGGCGCCAAGGGCGGCTTCTATCCCAAGCAGCTCCCGGCCGCCGCCAATCGGCAGGCCTGGCTCGCCGAGGGCACCGAGAGCTACCGCATCTTCATCCGCTCGCTGCTGTCGGTCACCGACAATCTGGCCGAGGGCAAGGTCGTCCATCCCGATGCGGTGACGATCCTCGACGGCGACGATCCCTATTTCGTCGTCGCCGCCGACAAGGGCACCGCGACCTTCTCCGACGTCGCCAATGCGATCGCGGTCGAGCGCGGCTTCTGGCTGGGCGACGCCTTCGCCTCCGGCGGCTCCAACGGCTACGATCACAAGGCGATGGGGATCACCGCGCGCGGCGCCTGGGTGTCGGTGACGCGCCACTTCGCCGAGAAGGGCGTGGACGTGCAGGCCGACACCATCGTGACGGCCGGCTGCGGCGACATGTCCGGCGACGTGTTCGGCAACGGCATGCTGCTGTCGAAGACGATCAAGCTGGTCGCCGCCTTCGATCACCGCCACATCTTCCTCGATCCTTCGCCCGATCTCGCCACCAGCTGGGACGAACGCGCCCGCCTGTTCGCGCTGCCGACATCGAGCTGGGCGGACTATGACGCCAAGCTGATCTCGGCCGGCGGCGGTATCTTCCCGCGCAGCCAGAAGGCGATTCCGGTATCGACCGAAGCCGCCGCAGCGCTCGGCATCGCGGCGGGCACCTATGATCCGCAGACCCTGATCCAGTCGATCCTGAAGGCGCCTGTCGATCTGCTGTGGTTCGGCGGCATCGGCACCTACATCAAGGCCTCCAGCGAGACCAACGCGGCCGCCGGCGATCCCGCCAACGACGCCAACCGGGTCGATGCGGCGCAGCTGCGCGCCAAGGTGATCGGCGAAGGCGCCAACCTTTCCACCACCCAGGCGGGGCGCATCGAGTTCGGCCTGCTCGGCGGCCGCTCGAACACCGACTTCATCGACAATTCGGCCGGCGTCGATTGCTCGGACAATGAGGTCAACATCAAGATCGCGCTCAACGCCGAGATGACGGCGGGGCGCCTGAGCTTCGAGGATCGCAACGTCTTCCTCGCCAGCATGACCGACGATGTCGCCGGCATCGTGCTGGAGGATAACCGCCTCCAGACCCTGTCGCTGTCCGCCGCCGAGCGCGGCGGCCCGGCGGCGTTGCCGGGCCAGGTCGGCGTCATCACCGAGCTGGAAGCGGCCGGTCGGATGGACCGCAAGGTCGAGGGGCTGCAGGGCAATGACGTCTATGCCCGCCGCGCGCAGGATGGCCATGGCCTCACCCGCCCCGAACTGGCGGTGATCCTGAGCCACGCCAAGCTGACTTTGCAGGCCGCGATCGAGGCCTCGCCGATCACCGGCGACCGCACGCTCGCGCCGATCCTGCACGCCGCCTTCCCGTCGCCGATGCAGGCGCGCTTCGCCGAGGCGATCGACGCCCACCGGCTGCGCGGCGAGATCATCGCCACCAAGGTCGCCAACGCGGTGGTCAACCGGCTCGGGCTGGTCGCGCCGTTCGAGCTGGCCGAAGAGGAAGGCGTCAGCCTGTCGCGCGTTGCCGGCGCCTATCTCGCCTGCGACACGATCTTCGGCCTGACCCGGCTGTTCGCCGATATCGAGGCCGAGCCGATGCCGGAGACCGGCCGGCTCGAGCTGCTCGACGTCGCCGCCCAGGTGATCCGTCTCCACATCGCCGACCTGATCCGCGTCGCCGAACCCAGTGCCCTGCCCGGCGCGATGTCGGCCGCGGTCAGCGCCGGGGTGGAGCGGCTGGACCGCAAGGCCGACGATATCATCAAGGCGGAAGTGAAGGGCGCCACCGCCCAGCTGACCGATCGCCTGATCGCCACCGGCGCCAGCCCCGATCTCGCCCGCCGCGTGGCGCGCCTCTATGAACTCGACGGCGCGATCGCGATCGCCGCGCTGGCCGCGCGTCGCGGCTGGGAAGAGGTCGACGTGGTCAGCGCCTATGTCCGGCTGGGCGAGGCCCTGGGGCTCGACTGGGCCAAGGCGGCGGCGCAGCGGGCGACGTCGTCCGACAGCTGGGAACGGCTGCTCACCGCCGGCCTGGCGCGCGATTTCGAGCAATTGCGGCTCGATTTCCTGTCCCGCGCCGAAAGCATCGGCCCGGCCCAGCTGGTCGACCAATGGCTGACGCAGCACCAGGCGCGGGTCGAGCGCTTCGCCCGCCTGGTCCAGCGCGCGCGCACCGCATCGGCGGTCAGCCCGGCAATGCTGGCGCAGATCGCGGCCCAGGCCCGCATCCTGCTGTCCCGCCGCGCCGACACCGTCATCGGCGCCGAATAG
- a CDS encoding PepSY-associated TM helix domain-containing protein: MPHSVNTFALPFTRRFWVIVHRWAGLTLAFFLTIAGFTGAIIPFEETLGFASRPSLSRATPPAPGMVPLDAVTIGERVERQTGGMIAYLPLEVPRDHAMQIFVATAPGGKALPYDVIWADPYSGQVRLAFTWGGVRDGPENIVPFLYQLHYGYVAGLWGMWAFGVAALVWTVDCFVGFGLTLPMRQHYPHPARGIQAWWRRWKPAWKVRRARGHKLNVDLHRASGLWLWPVLLVFAWSGVALALPSVEQPVMSLFGAEAGFLPPPRATPLATPPIGRRDAIARGMDDLRRIGARRGFTAERPTMLSYDAISGTYTLYARTSLDALSEGGRTMVWIDGATGRALHLQDPIGATGANRVMTWFTMLHMAEVFGLPYKIFTSLLGVAVTMLSVTGVLIWLKKRSARIAAPHRLHRPHPPHPRPAATREKAEA, from the coding sequence ATGCCCCATAGCGTGAACACCTTCGCCCTGCCGTTCACCCGGCGCTTCTGGGTGATCGTCCATCGCTGGGCGGGGCTGACGCTGGCCTTCTTCCTGACCATCGCCGGCTTCACCGGCGCGATCATCCCGTTCGAGGAAACGCTCGGCTTCGCCAGCCGCCCCAGCCTCTCCCGCGCCACCCCGCCCGCGCCCGGCATGGTGCCGCTCGATGCGGTGACGATCGGCGAGCGGGTCGAGCGGCAGACCGGCGGCATGATCGCCTATCTCCCGCTCGAAGTGCCGCGCGACCATGCCATGCAGATCTTCGTGGCGACGGCGCCCGGCGGCAAGGCGCTGCCCTATGACGTGATCTGGGCCGATCCCTATAGCGGCCAGGTCCGGCTGGCCTTCACCTGGGGCGGCGTGCGCGATGGCCCCGAGAATATCGTGCCGTTCCTCTACCAGCTCCATTACGGCTATGTCGCCGGCCTGTGGGGAATGTGGGCGTTCGGCGTGGCGGCGCTGGTCTGGACCGTCGACTGCTTCGTGGGTTTCGGCCTGACCCTGCCGATGCGCCAGCATTATCCCCATCCGGCGCGCGGCATCCAGGCGTGGTGGCGGCGCTGGAAGCCGGCGTGGAAAGTCCGCCGGGCGCGGGGGCACAAGCTCAACGTCGATCTTCATCGCGCATCCGGCCTCTGGCTCTGGCCGGTGCTGCTGGTGTTCGCCTGGTCCGGCGTCGCACTGGCCCTGCCCTCCGTCGAGCAGCCGGTGATGAGCCTGTTCGGTGCCGAAGCAGGTTTCCTCCCCCCGCCCCGGGCGACGCCGCTCGCGACGCCGCCGATCGGACGGCGCGACGCGATCGCGCGCGGCATGGACGATCTTCGTCGCATCGGGGCGCGGCGCGGCTTCACGGCCGAACGGCCGACGATGCTGAGCTATGATGCGATCAGCGGCACCTACACCCTCTATGCGCGTACCAGCCTCGATGCGCTGTCCGAAGGCGGGCGGACGATGGTGTGGATCGATGGCGCGACAGGCCGCGCCCTCCATCTCCAGGATCCGATCGGCGCCACCGGCGCGAACCGGGTGATGACATGGTTCACCATGCTCCACATGGCCGAGGTGTTCGGCCTGCCCTACAAGATCTTCACGTCGTTGCTCGGTGTCGCGGTGACGATGCTGAGCGTCACCGGCGTGCTGATCTGGCTCAAGAAGCGTTCGGCGCGCATCGCCGCCCCTCACCGGCTGCACAGGCCCCATCCGCCCCACCCCCGTCCGGCGGCGACGCGGGAGAAGGCCGAGGCCTGA
- a CDS encoding NmrA family NAD(P)-binding protein, with translation MFTKSFTASSHSASCSLIALLTTYILYRTVYIVVAGDCVMIVVTAPTGNIGRQLLDHLVNGDEPVRVIARDPARLPENIRESVDVIVGSHGDAEVVSEAFDGADSVFWLVPPDPKAASLDEAYSGFSRPACDAFVAQGVKRVVSISALGRGTSVAGRAGHVTASLAMDDLIASTGVAFRALTMPSFMDNLLGQAGAIKERGMFFSPMVPDRKFPTCATADIAAAAANLLLDHGWTGQGHIAVLGPEDLSFDEMAVILSETIGRSVAFQQIPMDAFAQRIAGFGMSEVIVQGYVDMMTAKNEGLDNAEPRTAGATSPTSFRTWCETILKPAILG, from the coding sequence ATGTTCACGAAGAGCTTCACCGCGTCGAGCCATTCCGCTTCATGCTCGCTAATTGCCCTGTTGACAACATATATACTCTACCGTACCGTTTACATCGTTGTCGCAGGAGATTGCGTTATGATCGTCGTTACCGCCCCCACCGGAAACATTGGCAGACAGCTTCTCGACCATCTCGTGAACGGCGACGAGCCCGTCCGTGTCATCGCGCGGGATCCGGCTCGTCTTCCCGAAAATATCCGTGAGAGCGTGGATGTGATCGTCGGCTCGCATGGCGACGCCGAGGTCGTGTCCGAGGCCTTCGATGGCGCCGACAGCGTTTTCTGGCTGGTGCCGCCCGATCCCAAGGCCGCCAGCCTCGATGAAGCCTATTCTGGATTCAGCCGGCCGGCCTGCGACGCGTTCGTCGCCCAGGGCGTGAAACGCGTCGTGTCGATTTCGGCACTGGGGCGCGGGACGTCTGTTGCAGGTCGGGCCGGACACGTCACGGCCTCGCTCGCCATGGACGATCTGATCGCCAGCACCGGCGTCGCTTTCCGTGCGCTGACGATGCCTTCGTTCATGGACAATCTGCTCGGTCAAGCGGGGGCGATCAAGGAGCGTGGCATGTTCTTCTCGCCGATGGTCCCCGATCGCAAATTCCCCACCTGCGCTACGGCGGACATCGCGGCAGCCGCTGCCAATCTGCTGCTGGATCATGGCTGGACTGGCCAGGGGCATATCGCGGTCCTGGGTCCTGAGGATCTGTCTTTCGACGAGATGGCTGTCATCCTGTCGGAGACGATCGGTCGGTCGGTGGCGTTTCAGCAGATCCCGATGGACGCCTTTGCGCAGAGGATCGCGGGCTTCGGCATGTCCGAGGTCATCGTGCAGGGTTATGTCGACATGATGACCGCCAAGAATGAGGGTCTGGACAACGCCGAACCGAGGACGGCGGGCGCGACTTCGCCGACCAGCTTTCGCACCTGGTGCGAGACGATTTTGAAACCGGCAATCCTGGGCTGA
- a CDS encoding MFS transporter, producing the protein MMVPLALVLFGFGMTVGSYVIPHLAEGRIMLAIGALLTFVAVSLMLFALFCGSTGGVLITAFLIGCGGALATVLQTRLMEVAGEAQALASALNQSAFNLANALGPFLAGLAIDAGYGWKGAGWTGALLSLLGIAIWGIAAAVPSKSQVQAT; encoded by the coding sequence ATGATGGTGCCGCTCGCGCTGGTCCTGTTCGGTTTTGGCATGACTGTCGGGAGCTATGTCATTCCGCATCTCGCGGAAGGACGGATCATGCTCGCGATCGGAGCGCTGCTGACCTTCGTCGCGGTGTCGCTCATGCTCTTTGCGCTTTTCTGCGGATCGACCGGCGGAGTCCTGATCACCGCCTTTCTGATCGGGTGTGGCGGCGCGCTGGCGACGGTGCTCCAGACCCGCCTCATGGAAGTTGCCGGCGAGGCCCAGGCTTTGGCGAGCGCCCTTAATCAGAGCGCTTTCAATCTCGCCAACGCCCTGGGGCCCTTTTTGGCAGGACTGGCAATCGATGCAGGCTATGGCTGGAAGGGGGCCGGCTGGACCGGGGCTCTGCTCTCGCTGCTTGGCATTGCGATCTGGGGGATTGCTGCAGCGGTGCCATCGAAAAGCCAGGTACAAGCAACATGA
- a CDS encoding TetR/AcrR family transcriptional regulator: MARRGEALREHILWTAKDAFLELGFERTSMDEVSARASTSKRSLYAHFESKERLFLAVIDLVRGLFLGRLKTPADYGDDPVEALTLFCARYLEILLYEPSIQTMRVSMAEIDRFPDGAAQYFDVMFEQVQLLVQTFLQIRFSLQTEPSERAAQQLLADLLHPRLPRALFGIDTLAKNFGEEGLSNDFDLKPVRDAVGRLISSLRA, from the coding sequence ATGGCTCGACGCGGTGAAGCTCTTCGTGAACATATCCTCTGGACCGCCAAGGATGCGTTTCTCGAGCTGGGATTCGAACGCACGTCGATGGATGAGGTGTCGGCGCGCGCATCGACGTCCAAGCGATCACTCTATGCCCATTTCGAAAGCAAGGAGAGGCTTTTCCTGGCTGTCATCGATCTGGTCCGCGGTCTGTTTCTGGGGCGTCTGAAGACACCCGCCGACTACGGAGACGATCCCGTGGAGGCGCTCACCCTGTTTTGTGCCCGCTACCTCGAGATTTTGCTGTACGAGCCTTCGATCCAGACGATGCGCGTCAGCATGGCCGAGATCGACCGGTTTCCTGACGGGGCCGCGCAATATTTCGACGTGATGTTCGAACAGGTGCAGCTTCTTGTGCAGACCTTCCTGCAAATACGCTTCTCTCTGCAAACCGAGCCGAGCGAACGTGCCGCGCAGCAGCTGTTGGCGGATCTCCTTCATCCTCGGCTGCCGCGAGCGCTGTTCGGAATCGATACGCTCGCAAAAAATTTCGGTGAAGAGGGTCTGTCGAACGACTTCGATTTAAAACCAGTCCGCGATGCTGTCGGCCGCCTCATTTCCTCTCTAAGGGCATAG
- a CDS encoding recombinase family protein, which translates to MEGDRLSQDETEGGIEIVEWLNARGYTLASGAKFSNSNVAGILGRTHYRGHYFDMTLDEQGERAPEESWVRVDCPRIIPDETMDAVAALRATRRPTVTPPRVVNGPTLLTRVARCGLCGEGMTIRTGKGGRYSYYSCNAKVSAGAARCGCPHIREERLDGVVLAALDAQIFEPARLRMLLSEMLEASAEADERRARDLTQARLQKTQAETRLRNLYELVADGHASLKDPTFTTMLAETNGRVASLAASIETLERQIGKRSKRVTPEMVDAFAALVRDRLHGDDPALRKAYVALFVSEVVIDQEKIRISGSTRLLERAVGKTEPGLMGMVPIFDRKWCRLQDSNL; encoded by the coding sequence ATTGAAGGAGATCGGCTCAGCCAGGACGAAACCGAAGGCGGCATAGAGATTGTAGAATGGCTCAACGCGCGCGGCTACACGCTCGCGAGCGGCGCGAAGTTCAGCAATTCGAACGTCGCCGGGATCCTCGGCCGCACCCATTATCGCGGTCACTATTTCGACATGACGCTCGACGAGCAGGGCGAACGCGCGCCCGAGGAAAGCTGGGTTCGCGTCGACTGCCCGCGGATCATTCCCGACGAGACGATGGACGCGGTCGCAGCGCTGCGCGCGACCCGCCGGCCCACCGTCACGCCACCGCGCGTCGTCAACGGGCCGACGCTGCTCACCAGGGTCGCCCGGTGCGGCCTCTGCGGCGAGGGCATGACGATCCGCACCGGCAAGGGCGGTCGCTATTCCTATTATTCCTGCAACGCCAAGGTGAGCGCCGGGGCCGCGCGCTGCGGCTGTCCGCATATCCGCGAGGAGCGGCTCGACGGTGTCGTCCTCGCCGCGCTCGATGCGCAGATCTTCGAGCCGGCGCGCCTGCGCATGCTGCTGTCGGAGATGCTGGAGGCGTCCGCCGAGGCCGACGAACGCCGCGCGCGGGATCTCACCCAGGCACGGCTCCAGAAGACCCAGGCCGAAACGCGCCTGCGCAATCTCTACGAACTCGTCGCGGACGGCCATGCATCGCTCAAGGATCCGACCTTCACGACGATGCTCGCCGAAACCAATGGGCGCGTCGCCTCGCTCGCCGCGAGCATCGAGACGCTCGAGCGGCAGATCGGCAAGCGCAGCAAGCGGGTGACGCCCGAGATGGTGGATGCTTTCGCGGCGCTGGTGCGCGACCGCCTGCACGGCGACGACCCCGCCCTCCGCAAGGCCTATGTCGCGCTGTTCGTCTCGGAAGTCGTGATCGACCAGGAGAAAATCCGTATCTCCGGATCGACCCGACTGCTCGAACGGGCCGTCGGAAAGACGGAACCCGGCCTCATGGGCATGGTGCCCATCTTTGACCGGAAATGGTGCCGCTTACAGGACTCGAACCTGTGA
- a CDS encoding PAS domain-containing protein, whose amino-acid sequence MDGMRGIDHDPSEGQEPALDVVRPPAPAIGNDERRMHVRAYNFWVSMLGGRAYPCIEDLDPEHSDDFGPHSVLLDFTGGVENPAITFLGAALRRECGLDHDIHNISDVPSRSLLSRLTDHYLQIIANRAPIGFEAEFVGQHGLNTLYRGILMPFSSDDDTIDFVYGVINWKEAPGTGEASLQAKLAPEPATEAARMDAPLMSPAAESGPAWDAPVWADGPSGALAPTSQKIPSGYGAEDEEQEEDLLFPGHNAALADHLAAARDEAEAAQGARLKSRAALYRALGLAYDFALLADIRPAEYAELLADCDIKVQARAPMTAVIKLVFGIHVDKARATEFAATLSYAQRVGIEAGGLADHIELQPGGLKAMVAAERQARKPATAPPSHAEIARAALRKVAPQMVIDLPSDAGEFVLLLARREEDGRLAVIAPVPEEQGLVDRAIRKITR is encoded by the coding sequence ATGGACGGCATGCGGGGTATCGATCACGATCCCAGCGAGGGACAGGAACCCGCGCTCGACGTCGTGCGGCCGCCTGCGCCCGCGATCGGCAACGACGAGCGGCGGATGCATGTCCGCGCCTATAATTTCTGGGTTTCGATGCTCGGTGGCCGGGCCTATCCGTGCATCGAGGATCTCGATCCCGAACATTCGGATGATTTCGGGCCGCATTCGGTGCTGCTCGATTTCACCGGCGGCGTCGAGAATCCGGCTATCACCTTCCTCGGCGCCGCGCTGCGCCGCGAATGCGGGCTCGATCACGACATCCACAATATTTCGGACGTGCCGAGTCGATCGCTGCTGTCGCGACTGACCGACCATTATCTCCAGATCATCGCCAACCGCGCGCCGATCGGCTTCGAGGCCGAATTCGTCGGCCAGCACGGGCTGAACACCCTGTATCGCGGCATCCTGATGCCCTTCTCGTCGGACGACGACACGATCGACTTCGTCTACGGCGTGATCAACTGGAAGGAGGCCCCCGGAACCGGCGAGGCGTCGCTCCAGGCCAAGCTGGCGCCGGAGCCCGCCACCGAAGCCGCCCGAATGGACGCGCCGCTCATGAGCCCCGCCGCCGAGAGCGGGCCGGCCTGGGACGCGCCGGTCTGGGCGGATGGCCCGTCGGGCGCCCTGGCGCCGACCTCGCAGAAAATACCGTCCGGCTACGGCGCCGAGGACGAGGAGCAGGAGGAGGATCTGCTGTTCCCCGGCCACAATGCCGCCCTCGCCGATCATCTTGCCGCCGCCCGCGATGAAGCCGAGGCCGCGCAGGGCGCCCGCCTCAAGAGCCGCGCAGCGCTCTATCGCGCGCTCGGCCTGGCCTATGATTTCGCGTTGCTCGCCGATATCCGCCCGGCCGAATATGCCGAGCTGCTGGCCGATTGCGATATCAAGGTGCAGGCGCGCGCACCGATGACGGCGGTGATCAAGCTGGTCTTCGGCATCCATGTCGACAAGGCGCGTGCCACCGAATTCGCCGCCACCCTGTCTTATGCCCAGCGCGTCGGCATCGAAGCGGGCGGGCTCGCCGATCATATCGAGCTGCAGCCGGGCGGCCTCAAGGCGATGGTCGCGGCCGAGCGCCAGGCCCGCAAGCCGGCGACGGCACCGCCGAGCCATGCCGAGATCGCCCGTGCCGCGCTGCGCAAGGTCGCGCCGCAGATGGTGATCGACCTGCCGTCCGACGCCGGCGAGTTCGTGCTGCTGCTCGCCCGTCGCGAGGAGGATGGCCGGCTCGCGGTGATCGCGCCGGTGCCCGAGGAGCAGGGCCTCGTCGATCGGGCGATCCGCAAGATCACGCGCTGA
- a CDS encoding luciferase domain-containing protein yields MPRTDKGPVAPPPVLAQPFQAVVDAVAGWPGVTATMHWHLYHPNDVDGVDLYVGEEELGHIHLDGAIHLATGPVLGRRLVAAALARPFRHVGGWVEADVSVIGAEAATALFRHNYEAIRPRE; encoded by the coding sequence ATGCCACGCACCGATAAGGGACCGGTGGCGCCGCCGCCGGTCCTCGCCCAGCCCTTCCAGGCGGTCGTCGATGCTGTCGCGGGGTGGCCCGGCGTCACTGCCACGATGCACTGGCATCTCTACCATCCGAACGACGTCGATGGCGTCGATCTGTATGTCGGCGAGGAGGAACTCGGCCATATCCACCTCGATGGGGCGATCCATCTCGCGACTGGCCCTGTGCTCGGTCGCCGTCTGGTCGCCGCAGCACTGGCGCGACCGTTTCGCCATGTCGGCGGGTGGGTCGAGGCGGACGTTTCCGTGATCGGGGCAGAGGCGGCAACGGCGCTTTTCAGACATAATTATGAGGCCATCCGCCCTCGGGAATGA